A genome region from Candidatus Methylacidiphilales bacterium includes the following:
- a CDS encoding OmpA family protein, whose translation MSAATARAPQSRNPALSWLLLALLASLVFHLGIVLWSRGLLLDFGPPLVDPIEPARFNLERATIDPRRLEPEIPQPTALTTQRPSGPASLAPGEIEAFSGPLQAPRIPLPSLTGEPSMPLSAGLAVTPVDALTALPAAPEGKIPSVSQALVEDATTAALAETTKVLSTSGLSGGPDAANSGARLPSAADISELVNLRPPGAVARPGIQPILIRLSNDVLFSFDSAVLLPSASGTVQRLADALRGAVKMKITVEGHTDSIGDEAYNLKLSEQRARSVADALIARGVPAAGLATKGFGKSRPIVPQSGDAEKEKLNRRVEIRIEAER comes from the coding sequence ATGTCCGCCGCCACGGCCCGCGCCCCCCAATCGCGCAACCCCGCGCTGTCGTGGTTGCTCCTGGCCCTTCTGGCCTCGCTTGTTTTTCATCTCGGCATCGTCCTCTGGTCGCGCGGCCTCCTGCTGGACTTCGGCCCTCCCTTGGTCGACCCGATTGAGCCGGCCCGCTTCAACCTCGAACGCGCCACCATCGACCCCCGCCGACTCGAGCCGGAGATCCCCCAGCCGACCGCACTCACCACCCAGCGCCCGTCCGGCCCGGCCAGCCTCGCCCCGGGCGAGATCGAGGCCTTCAGCGGCCCCCTGCAGGCCCCCCGCATCCCGCTACCCTCGCTCACCGGAGAACCGTCCATGCCCCTGAGCGCGGGCCTCGCCGTCACGCCCGTCGACGCCCTCACCGCCCTGCCCGCCGCCCCCGAGGGGAAAATCCCCAGTGTCTCGCAGGCCCTGGTCGAGGACGCCACCACGGCCGCGCTGGCGGAAACAACCAAAGTCTTGTCCACTTCCGGCTTGTCAGGCGGCCCCGATGCCGCCAATTCCGGCGCCCGGCTGCCCTCCGCGGCCGATATCTCCGAACTGGTCAACCTCCGTCCCCCGGGGGCGGTCGCCCGCCCGGGCATCCAGCCCATCCTGATCCGTCTCTCCAACGACGTGTTGTTCTCCTTCGACTCCGCCGTGCTCCTGCCCTCGGCCTCCGGGACCGTGCAGCGGTTGGCCGACGCCCTGCGCGGGGCGGTCAAAATGAAAATCACCGTCGAGGGACACACCGACTCGATCGGGGACGAGGCCTACAATTTGAAGTTGAGCGAACAGCGGGCCCGTTCCGTGGCCGACGCCCTCATCGCCCGGGGGGTTCCCGCCGCCGGGCTGGCCACGAAGGGGTTTGGCAAATCCCGGCCCATCGTCCCGCAGAGCGGCGATGCCGAGAAGGAAAAGCTCAACCGCCGCGTGGAAATCCGCATTGAAGCGGAACGTTAG
- a CDS encoding biopolymer transporter ExbD, producing the protein MPAIPSPRHGRRPRLEIIPFIDIMFFLLATFMMVSLSMVKGEGIELLLPKARSAAALPDQPVTVTVSVDARGVLHWNREPVDRTVLSARLAGLKETAPDSTLIVEADYGCEFGRVVEVFDEARRLGLVKLIIRTEKAD; encoded by the coding sequence ATGCCCGCCATTCCATCCCCCCGCCACGGCCGTCGGCCCCGCCTGGAAATCATTCCTTTCATCGACATCATGTTTTTCCTCCTGGCCACCTTCATGATGGTATCGCTCAGCATGGTGAAAGGGGAAGGCATCGAATTGCTCCTGCCGAAGGCCCGCTCGGCGGCCGCCCTGCCGGACCAACCGGTGACGGTGACCGTTTCGGTCGATGCCCGTGGGGTCCTTCACTGGAACCGGGAGCCCGTCGACCGCACCGTCCTGAGTGCGCGCTTGGCCGGACTCAAGGAGACCGCCCCCGATTCCACCCTCATCGTCGAGGCGGACTACGGGTGTGAGTTCGGTCGGGTGGTCGAGGTCTTCGATGAAGCACGCCGTCTTGGCCTGGTCAAATTGATCATCCGGACGGAGAAAGCAGACTGA
- a CDS encoding MotA/TolQ/ExbB proton channel family protein: MWPILLLSLVTGAVVLERLAFLLLEHSRRQPGTVEALLGLVEKGRLDEAATQAQTTSDPLARVLAYGLEHRDVSLSNALLQAAGRELDRYNRGLVVLDTAVTLGPLLGLLGTVIGMIRAFGIVGGADLAGKTSAITGGIAESLIAVTFGLGVAIVAIIPLNILTARMETIRRRLEDATNHLELLVVKARSGG; the protein is encoded by the coding sequence ATGTGGCCCATTCTGCTGCTCTCTCTGGTCACCGGGGCGGTGGTCCTGGAACGGCTGGCTTTTCTTCTTTTGGAGCACAGCCGGCGCCAACCCGGGACGGTGGAGGCCCTCCTCGGTTTGGTCGAAAAAGGCCGCCTCGACGAGGCTGCGACCCAGGCCCAAACCACCTCCGACCCCTTGGCGAGGGTGCTGGCCTACGGCTTGGAACACCGTGATGTCTCTTTATCCAATGCCCTCCTCCAAGCGGCCGGCCGCGAGCTCGACCGGTACAATCGTGGTCTGGTCGTCCTCGACACGGCGGTCACCCTCGGCCCCCTCTTGGGCCTATTGGGCACGGTCATCGGCATGATCCGGGCCTTTGGCATCGTCGGCGGCGCCGATCTGGCCGGGAAAACGTCCGCCATCACGGGCGGCATCGCCGAATCCCTGATCGCGGTGACCTTCGGCCTGGGTGTGGCCATCGTGGCCATCATCCCCCTCAATATCCTCACCGCACGCATGGAAACCATCCGCCGCCGGCTGGAGGATGCCACCAACCATCTGGAATTGCTCGTGGTCAAAGCGCGCAGCGGTGGCTAG
- a CDS encoding TonB family protein — protein MSMRECLQGLQARPWCAAAGSILLHLALFFGASPLLIQAPVLSLNPGSGGAAGPARPVPLSAEVWLESPAPPDTVSRSVVPEEENTVIVPDPEPPPVATPRPEKRPAQSTPATGEEATRGAGGVRTVPRPQFHLNTPPPYPEQARRQRQEGVVLLRLSITADGSVQEVSVQRSSGHPLLDRAAMKAAQRYRFQPATLGGLPVPSTTLQPIRFDLRQAN, from the coding sequence ATGTCGATGCGGGAATGCCTGCAGGGGCTTCAAGCCCGGCCCTGGTGCGCGGCAGCTGGTTCGATCCTGCTCCATCTGGCTCTTTTTTTTGGTGCATCGCCCCTGCTGATCCAAGCTCCGGTGCTGTCCCTGAACCCGGGCAGCGGCGGCGCCGCCGGTCCGGCCCGGCCGGTTCCCTTGAGCGCGGAAGTTTGGTTGGAATCCCCCGCCCCGCCCGACACCGTTTCCCGTTCGGTGGTTCCCGAAGAAGAAAACACCGTCATCGTGCCGGATCCGGAACCGCCCCCTGTGGCCACACCCAGACCAGAAAAGCGCCCGGCCCAGTCCACCCCAGCCACGGGGGAAGAGGCCACCCGCGGCGCGGGAGGGGTCCGCACCGTCCCCCGTCCGCAGTTCCACCTCAACACGCCCCCACCCTATCCCGAACAAGCCCGGCGCCAGCGGCAGGAAGGCGTGGTCCTGCTGCGCCTTTCCATCACCGCGGACGGAAGCGTCCAAGAGGTCAGCGTCCAGCGCAGCTCCGGCCATCCCCTGCTCGACCGGGCGGCGATGAAGGCCGCCCAACGTTACCGCTTCCAACCGGCCACACTGGGCGGGCTTCCCGTTCCTTCCACCACCCTCCAACCCATCCGTTTCGACCTGCGACAAGCGAACTGA